The following nucleotide sequence is from Desulfurobacterium indicum.
TTTCAAATATAGATACTATGGTTGCTCCTGTTTCTTTTGCTATCTCTATGGCATCGCCTAAGTGGTCGCCGTGACCGTGAGTGACAAATATATAGTTTATATCTGTAAAATCTTCAGGTTTAGCTATGTTCCACGGATTTTGTGATAGAAACGGATCAATTAAAGCTTTTAATCCTTCTCCCTCTATGTAGAAAGCGGCGTGCCCTAAATATCTGAGTTTTGCCATTTTCACCTCCCTTAAAGGGTTTCTCTGAGTGTTACAAGGTTTTTCTTGACTATGAATCTTGCTTTTCCGTAGAGAGGCGTTTTTTCAAGAACGGCAACCAAATAGGTTTCATAGGCTAACTTGTAAAGAATCACAATATTATCTGTCAGGAATGCTACCATCTCTTCAAGGTTTTCTTCTTTATTGACATCGGTGAAAGCTTCCGAAAGGCGAAGAGCCGGTGTTATTATCAGGCTTGCCATTTCTTCAATATCGAAGTTCAGGTTAGGTTTTGAGTATTCAGCGATTATGAGCCCTTCTTCGTCTACGATGGCAAGTGCCTTAATCTCTTTGCTTTCTTCAGCCAAATTTTTTAAGACTTCCTTCATCCTGTCTATCCTAAATAAGGTTTTCTTTGATTAACACTTCAGCTATCTGCACTG
It contains:
- a CDS encoding roadblock/LC7 domain-containing protein, with translation MKEVLKNLAEESKEIKALAIVDEEGLIIAEYSKPNLNFDIEEMASLIITPALRLSEAFTDVNKEENLEEMVAFLTDNIVILYKLAYETYLVAVLEKTPLYGKARFIVKKNLVTLRETL